In the Synechococcus sp. MU1643 genome, CCTGGCTTCGCTGTCGAGTTACCTCGGGCGCGATCTGCTCCCTCTGGGGCACCCCGCTGCGCTGGTGTTTGTCCCCCAGGGCCTGGTGATGGGCTTGTACAGCCTTGCTGCGGCCTTGCTGGCCACCTACCTCTGGTATGTGATCGCTGTGAACGTTGGTGGCGGCAGCAATCGTTTCGATAAGGATGCCGGCGTGGTGACAATTAGTCGCCGTGGTTTTCGCAAACCCGTTCTGGTGGAAATCCCCCTCAAGGACGTCAAGGCGGTGAAGGTTGACGTGCGCGATGGCTTCAATGCGCGCCGCCGTGTCGCCCTGAGAATCCAGGGACGCCGCGACATGCCGCTCACCCGCGTTGGTGAACCGCTTCCTTTGGCGCAGCTGGAGAAGGACGGTGCTGAACTGGCTCGCTTTCTGGGCGTCAACCTTGAGGGCCTTTGATCCGATGCGTCGTCTTCGTTCCTGGACTCTGCTGCTGCTCATCCCGTTGTTGGTGAGTTGCAGCCCATCCCCGCGAGCTTTGGTGGTGACGGGTTGTGCCGATGCTCAGGCGGCCTGCCTGCAGGGGCTGGCCGCCGTCACCATGCAGACGAGCCAGGGCGAGTTCACAATCGAAGTGAACGGCGATGCCGCTCCCCTCACCTCCGGCAATTTCATTGATCTGGTGCGGCGCGGCACCTATGACGGAACGATGTTCCACCGCGTTGTTCGCGAGCCCTTCCCCTTCGTGGTGCAGGGGGGCGATCCGCAATCCAGTGATCGATCGGTTCCCCTGGGGCAGCTCGGCACCGGCAGTTTTGTGGATCCAGATAACGGTCAGGCGCGGATGATCCCGCTTGAGATCAAGTTCCGATCCGAGCCGCAACCCCGTTACAGCAGGGTAAGCACCAACCCTGCTGAACTTGATGCTCTGGAGTTGCCCCATGAGCGTGGGGCGGTGGCCATGGCCCGCTCTCAGGCTCCTGACTCAGCCAGCGCCCAGTTCTATGTGGCATTGCGTCCCTTGCCGGAACTCGACGGTCGTTACGCCGTCTTCGGACGTGTTGTGGATGGCATGGAAGTGGTGGATGCGATCCAGCAAGGGGATCGCATTACCGGTGCAGCAATAAGCGAGTGAACTCAGGCCGGCACGCGGTTCTGGCTTGGAGACACTTTGAGCATTTCCGTGTTCACTCCTGAGGCTCGCTCAAGGGCCACCTTGCCGGTGCGGGCGATTTCCAGGATGCCGAAGGGGGCCATCAACCGTTCAAGGGCCACCAGCTTCCCGGGATCCCCCACCACTTCCAGGGTCAGGGCTTCATCGGCCACGTCCACCACCTTGGCCCTGAACACCTGAACGAGTTCGATCACGGCGCCCCGGGATGTCGCCGGTGCTGAAACTTTGAGCAGCATCAGTTCCCGTTCCACGGCCGGGCGCTGGGTTAGGTCGAGAACCTGAAGTACGTTCACCAGTTTGTCCAGCTGTTTGGTCATCTGCTGGAGCGTCTGGTCATCGCCCTCCACCACCATGGTGAGGCGCGACTGCCCTTCGGCCTCTGCTGGGCCGACGGCCAGACTGTCGATGTTGAAGCCGCGTCGGGCGAAGAGTCCTGCGATCCGGCTGAGTGCGCCGGATTCGTCCTCAACCACCACCGAAAGGGTGTGTTTCATCGCCGCTGGTCGTCCCCTGCCGGTCTGTTCCTCCCAAGTTACGGTCCAGCCAGGGCAACAACACAGCCAGGAATCGATCGGGCGCTTCGTCGTGGGGGCAATGACCGCAGCGATCCAGCACCTTCAGCTCGAGTTCGGAGTGACTGGCGGCCACGGATTCGCCGATGGCTAGGGGTACAAATCGATCCTGACGGCCCCAGATCAGAAGCATGGGTGCCCGCAGTTGTTCGAGCAGTGCAGGGGCTGTAGCGCCTCGGGGACGGTTGGCCATGCCCAGGCTCATGCCCCGCAGGGCCCGGGCGGCTGTGGGGCGTCGGGCAGGACGGGCGATCAGCTGCGCCAGCTCTCGGTCGGATTGGATCGATTGCCAATAGGCCCCCTGAAGCCCGGTTTTGAGTAAGCCAGTGCGCGCGATCAAGGGCACCACAAGCTCAAGCGGAAGCAAGTGCAGCACCAGTGCGAGTAGGCGCCGCTGCCAACGCCGCCGCCAGGGAGCCCGTCGTTTCGGCAGCGGTTGAATCAGGGCAGGGTCCGGTAGGGGCGCGGCGACCACCGCCCGCACCTGGTTCGGTGCCAACACCGCGGCGGTGAGCGCTGTTAAGCCCCCTAGGGAATTGCCGATCACCACCGCTGGCCCCTGTACCACCTGATCGAGGAATGCACAAACCTGCAGGGCCCAGAGCCGGTTGTCCATCGGCCGCGCCGGCTGAGCGGATTGGCCGAATCCCAGCAGGTCCAGGCTGTAGACCCGCCAGCCCTGATCAGCCAGACGTGGCGCGCAGTGGCGCCAGTGTCCGCTGGCTGCGCCGAAACCATGCAACAGCAGCAGCGCAGGGCCCGCTTCAGGGCCGCTGACCCGCCAGTGGCAGGGCCAGCCCCTCCACGGCCAGGTGCTCTGGACACCCCACTCGGCAGTCTGGACAGCAGCAGGCGGCACCCTTCTGACCTCAACCGATCATCACTATCGCGAAGGTTTGGCTGAGCTCAGCCTTGGTCCAGGCTTTTTCAGGCCTGAGTCGCGTCCGGCCCGGGACCTGTCAGTGTTGTTGGCCCGTCACCAGATTCTTCACGCCACGCGGCCCCTGCGCTGGCTTGATCTGATGGCTGGTTGCGGGATCCGGCCCCTGCGCTGGGGGTTGGAGGCGCTGGGCAACCAGGCCGTTGAGACAGAGCTCTGGATCAACGATGGGGATCCAGATCGGCTGCCCCTGATCCAGGCCAATGTGCAGGGGCTGGGGTGTTCAACGCGGCTCACAGCTGATGCCGCAGACCTACTGCTGCACCGGTCGATTGTTCAGCGACACTGGTTCGATTTCATCGACCTTGATGCCTTCGGCTCTCCTGGGCCTCTGATTCAGCCGGCGCTCCAAGCCCTTCGCTTCGACGGCCTGTTGTTTCTGGCCTCCACGGATGGCCGGTCCCCCACTGGCCATGACCGGCCGGGTGCAATCCGCAGCCTTGGAGCCGCCGCTCGCGCCCACCCTTCCAGCTGGGAAATGGCCCTGCGTCAGCAGATCGGGCTGGTGGCGCGGCAAGCCTGGATGCTGGGGCGCGGACTGCAGCCGCTGTTCAGCTTCAGTGAAGGCCGCACCTTTCGTCTGGCCCTGCGCCTGCGGCGCCAGATCCCAGCGGGCGATGAAAAGAAGCTTGGGCTGGTGGCCCGTTGCGAAAGCTGTGGTGCTCAACGGGTGCAGCCTCTGCTCAAGCTCAGCGGCTGGCCGGCCTGTGACTGCGTAGCTGGACAGGGGCGGTGGAGCATCAGCGGCCCGTTGTGGATCGGTCCCTTGCAGGAGCAGAAGCTGTTGCAGCATCTGCTTGCCGATGCTCAACAGCTGGGGCGTCAGCAGATCAGCCCCGCCACGTTTCGGCTGATGCAGCGCCTGCAGGCGGATCCCGGAGATCGCCCCACGGTCTGGCCCACTGATGAGCTGGCTCGGCGGCTGGGCATCGGTGGGCCGCCAGCTCTGGGGCCATTGGTCCAGGCGCTCCAGGCCGCGGGCTATCGCGCCAGTGCCAGCGGCGTCATGGCAGGGCAGGTGCGAACCGATGCTGGATTACCGCAGCTGTTACAGATCTGCACCAGCCTGCGGGGGGAAGGGATTTAAATGGGCGGGCGATCGCTTTGCCCAGACCATGGCTGCTGAGATTTTTGGAACTGCTGCGATTTTCTGGGTCTTGATTCCCGTCGGCCTCGCTGGTGGTGCTCTGCTTCTGAAACTGCAGGGCGACGACTGAAGCAGTCGCTTCGAAGCGGGGGCCATTAGGCTCGCTCCTTCGTAAGGAAGGCGCCGATGCAAGTGCTTGTGGTGGGTGGCACCGGCACCCTGGGACGACAGATCGCCCGTCGTGCTCTTGATGCCGGCCACCAGGTGCGCTGCATGGTGCGGACGCCCCGTAAAGCTGCCTTCCTGCAGGAATGGGGTTGTGAGCTCACCCGGGGCGACCTCTTGGAGCCCGACAGCCTCGATTACGCCCTCGAGGGCATGGATGCCGTGATTGATGCATCCACCAGTCGCCCCAACGATCCCCGCAGCATCTACGAAACGGATTGGGACGGAAAGCTCGAACTGCTTCTTGCCTGTGAACGGGCAGGGGTGAAGCGTTTTGTCTTTCTCTCACTGTTGGGCGCGCATCAGCACCGCGACGTTCCCCTAATGGACATCAAGGCCTGCACGGAGAAGCTGCTGGAGTCCTCGGATCTCGATTACACGATCCTGCAGGGTGCCGCCTTCATGCAGGGGGTGATCAGTCAGTTCGCCATTCCTGTTCTGGAGAGTCAGACCGTGTGGGTCAGTGGTAGCCCCACGGCTATTGCCTACATGAACACTCAGGACATGGCCCGCTTTGCCGTCGCGGCACTCGAGCGGGAGGAAACCGTGCGCGGCACCTACCCCGTTGTAGGCCCCAAGGCCTGGAACACCGGTGAACTGGTCCAGCT is a window encoding:
- a CDS encoding photosystem I assembly protein Ycf4, producing the protein MSAAVLEQPVLGSRRFSNFLVASAVTIGGVGFLLASLSSYLGRDLLPLGHPAALVFVPQGLVMGLYSLAAALLATYLWYVIAVNVGGGSNRFDKDAGVVTISRRGFRKPVLVEIPLKDVKAVKVDVRDGFNARRRVALRIQGRRDMPLTRVGEPLPLAQLEKDGAELARFLGVNLEGL
- a CDS encoding peptidylprolyl isomerase — protein: MRRLRSWTLLLLIPLLVSCSPSPRALVVTGCADAQAACLQGLAAVTMQTSQGEFTIEVNGDAAPLTSGNFIDLVRRGTYDGTMFHRVVREPFPFVVQGGDPQSSDRSVPLGQLGTGSFVDPDNGQARMIPLEIKFRSEPQPRYSRVSTNPAELDALELPHERGAVAMARSQAPDSASAQFYVALRPLPELDGRYAVFGRVVDGMEVVDAIQQGDRITGAAISE
- the ilvN gene encoding acetolactate synthase small subunit → MKHTLSVVVEDESGALSRIAGLFARRGFNIDSLAVGPAEAEGQSRLTMVVEGDDQTLQQMTKQLDKLVNVLQVLDLTQRPAVERELMLLKVSAPATSRGAVIELVQVFRAKVVDVADEALTLEVVGDPGKLVALERLMAPFGILEIARTGKVALERASGVNTEMLKVSPSQNRVPA
- a CDS encoding alpha/beta fold hydrolase — encoded protein: MPPAAVQTAEWGVQSTWPWRGWPCHWRVSGPEAGPALLLLHGFGAASGHWRHCAPRLADQGWRVYSLDLLGFGQSAQPARPMDNRLWALQVCAFLDQVVQGPAVVIGNSLGGLTALTAAVLAPNQVRAVVAAPLPDPALIQPLPKRRAPWRRRWQRRLLALVLHLLPLELVVPLIARTGLLKTGLQGAYWQSIQSDRELAQLIARPARRPTAARALRGMSLGMANRPRGATAPALLEQLRAPMLLIWGRQDRFVPLAIGESVAASHSELELKVLDRCGHCPHDEAPDRFLAVLLPWLDRNLGGTDRQGTTSGDETHPFGGG
- a CDS encoding N2,N2-dimethylguanosine tRNA methyltransferase; protein product: MTSTDHHYREGLAELSLGPGFFRPESRPARDLSVLLARHQILHATRPLRWLDLMAGCGIRPLRWGLEALGNQAVETELWINDGDPDRLPLIQANVQGLGCSTRLTADAADLLLHRSIVQRHWFDFIDLDAFGSPGPLIQPALQALRFDGLLFLASTDGRSPTGHDRPGAIRSLGAAARAHPSSWEMALRQQIGLVARQAWMLGRGLQPLFSFSEGRTFRLALRLRRQIPAGDEKKLGLVARCESCGAQRVQPLLKLSGWPACDCVAGQGRWSISGPLWIGPLQEQKLLQHLLADAQQLGRQQISPATFRLMQRLQADPGDRPTVWPTDELARRLGIGGPPALGPLVQALQAAGYRASASGVMAGQVRTDAGLPQLLQICTSLRGEGI
- the petM gene encoding cytochrome b6-f complex subunit PetM, giving the protein MAAEIFGTAAIFWVLIPVGLAGGALLLKLQGDD
- a CDS encoding NAD(P)H-binding protein, encoding MQVLVVGGTGTLGRQIARRALDAGHQVRCMVRTPRKAAFLQEWGCELTRGDLLEPDSLDYALEGMDAVIDASTSRPNDPRSIYETDWDGKLELLLACERAGVKRFVFLSLLGAHQHRDVPLMDIKACTEKLLESSDLDYTILQGAAFMQGVISQFAIPVLESQTVWVSGSPTAIAYMNTQDMARFAVAALEREETVRGTYPVVGPKAWNTGELVQLCERCSGKTARVFRVQPFLINLMQGVASFFEPAVNVAERLAFAEVTGSGQTLDAPMQNSYAAFGLEASEATDMEGYIGEYYDTILKRLREMEADLDKDAKKKLPF